In the genome of Megachile rotundata isolate GNS110a chromosome 16, iyMegRotu1, whole genome shotgun sequence, the window TAAGGAAGCAGAGAGGGAgcgaagatttggagatttgtaaattactgaattttagAACTTCGAAACTTAGTAATCTGACAACTCCATAAGAAAAGAACgtcaaacggcaatataacaagagtctacccTACCAAGTAAAAATGCCAACTAAGCAATGAAGTATACaagtagtaataagtaataagtatgtATAAATCTGAAAGAACGTACATGATATTAACGACGCTGACGCAGACACCAAAAATCATGTGGACCACCCCAAAGATGATGGACAACTTCATTTTGTAGGAGTTCAGAAAAATGATCTTGTTATCAGCGAGCGCCCACACCGGATCCATGCCCATAGGATAGGGCGCCTGTGCATAAGCCTCGACCGGATTCAGCTGTAGAGAAGGATTCTCTAGGACCGTCGATACGTTGTACGGAATGGACCAACTAGATCCGAACAGGTTAAGCGACTTTGAGAACAAGTCGTTGTAGATGAGGCCGGTGTAAATGGAAAACAAACCCATCAGGAGGATAATATAACGGCCGGCAAAAAATATGTTCCATATTTCGGACGATGATTTTTCAGCCATAAACTTCTTCTCCTTTATGATCATGAACAATGCGAAAAGGGCCATGATCAAACCTGTGTCAGAACATACATTTCGATCAGTTTGGACTTGCACATAGGTAGACTTCAATAATTGTGCAGatgtcttcaaattttagaTAGCTCTTGATAAGTGTACACATGTAAGTTTATATTCCATTTGAAAGAGACTTTAGATAGGTGCCCTCGGTAACTGTCCACACGATACCTTCAAATTTTAGACAGCTTCAGATGTCGACAATCGACATACAGATAACCCACGAGATGCcgcgtgacccaaagtaaaagaagctcctcaccgtgaacacttccagttacatttcggcgcataagaataataatgacaacaacTGCTGAAGGCAATGGCTATCTCGCTCACTcgagagacgtttgccgactctcattgtttttcgcctaatcgGTGCGCGTGACCGGCGAGAGCCAATTgttccgccgaaaatacgtgtgaggcgtccatttttctattctgactagctcttctaaacacgtcggcttcgcgcgccaactcgtgggttgacatcggtattgTACTTTTGGGCGCCATCTTAAATGTACACCGATTGCAAATGGCGGTTTGGCGTCAGTAGATATTTTAGACTCATCCTCATGTGAACAGCTATTCGAACTCTACTGTACATTGTACCTAATGATCGCTTACCGTGTCCACAATCTCCGAACATGATGCTaaacagaaaaggaaacgtGATTATGGTGTAGAGGGCCGGATTAGCTTCGCGGTACGATGCCACTCCGTAAGCGTCGATCAAATTCTGGAAACCTCTGGTGAATTTGTTGGTCCTGTTAAACGTCGGGGGATTCTCGTCTGTGTAGATAACATTGAGGAAAGATGGTATCGAACTACCACAGAGACGCTGAaggaagtaaaatattaaacagaaCATTGATTTTAAATGGGAAAATCTTATCTTCAGGGGAAAACAAATCTTTATGAGACAAATATCCGTAGATTTCTATAATTGAATCCGTAAATCTCCAGATTCAACATTGTTGATTGTCGATGTAAAAAATGCAAAtgataagaaaaataatatgaaagcTAACCGATCCTTCGTTGAGACAGTTCCGGACAATAGTAAGATCCGCTATGGGTACCCAACATTCCCCTATAAGGCACTTCTTCGAAACGTCCATGTTGAAGAGGTTCATAGTATGGTATATTGCTTTCATTTTCCGGACCATGATCATCCAGTTGGGCAGCTCCTTGGCTACGTTGTGCAACACGCGTTGACGGTGGTCGTCAGTTTGATTGAGGACCTGTAAGATGGAagagcggcaatataacgagagtcgcAGGGAAGCAATTTTAGtgcttcaatatttcaataggCAGGaatatcaatatttcaataggtgggaaatttggaaattcggaaattagagGATTGGGAACttaaggaattgagaaattaggaagctgggaaattagggagttggggaattagcgaggtgggaaattagggagttagggaattagagaattgggaaattggcgaggtggaaaattaggaaggtggaaaattaggaaggtggaaaattgggaaagtgggaaattaggaaggtggaaaattgggaaagtgggaaattaggaagctgggaaattgggaaagtgggaaattaggaaggtgggaaattgggggagtgggaaattaggaaggtggaaaattgggaaagtaggaaattaggaaggtggaaaattgggaaagtggaaaattgaaaaatgggaaaatgggaaaattgaaaaattgaaaaattgaaaaattgaaaaattgaaaaattgaaaaattataaacctCTTAAAAGATTCTCACCAAattcaaatcctccaatctaGTACGAACACCCTTAACCATTTCCGCCCGTTCAGCGTGGCTATGAGGACAGGGGTACAAAGAGGCATGAAATCCGCTGCAAACTTTCTTGATTCGGCTCTTGAGCTGCTCCCCTTGGAAGAACGCGACGAACGCGGTTTTGTACATCTTGTTACCCTGAAACAGTTCACGCGCGCAAAACTTGTACGTATCAAACTACAAGACTCGGAAGTGACGGTGAGGGATAAGTCGGGGTGTTTGGTTAGTCTCACAACTAATCCATTGAGACCCACACGGAGAACCttaataaaacttgtaaaacgaGTCACACTCTTGGTGGCTTTTAGTTGCAAagcatttcaacctttttaataaataataataataatttgattttgTTTTAAATGTCAATGGTTATTGTATGACACGTTGACGACCTTTTGGTGATTGTTGAATAATTGTGATGCAAAAATGGGTtgtgatattataaaaatttgtatatgttgCTATTATAGTTTCATTAACtatagatttagggaattatttttaacatgttCGTTTATGATACTGCGGTGAAATTGACATATTTGGATCAGAGATTTTCATGGTTTCCATAAATCTAGAGATAATGATGTGATACGAAGAATTATGGTACATTTGTAATGTATGGTCGTCAACGTGTTAATGCTCTGGAGCTGTTGTTCTAaataagtacaatcatacggaggttgaaaaataatgattaacgaatgattattttctataaatcataatttagaaatttgggagtttagtaGAGCAGGAAATTGGATAATTGAGGGATTGAACGATTGaggggaaaattgggaaattgggagattaagtagttggggaattaggggattgggaAGTTAGAGAGgtaggaaattagagagttgggaaactagagagatgggaatttagggaattgggaaattatggaattgggaaattatggaattggggaattatggaattgggaaattatggaattggggaattatggaattggggaattatggatttggggaattagggatttgtaaaggtaggaaattggggaattggggaatcagagaattgggaaattaggcagTTGGCAATTAggtagttgggaatttaaggggttgggaaattagagagttggaaaattcgggaactgggaaattagagagttgggaaattagagagttgggaaattaaagagttgggaaattagagagttcgGAAAATAGAGAGTGTGGAAAttacggaatttggaaattagaaacgtgggaaattgggaaagtggaaaattggaaaaatgggaaattagaaaagtaggaaattgggaacgtggaaaattggaaaagtgggaaattgaaaaaatgggaaattaggaaagggggaaattgggaacgtgggaaattgggaaaatgggaaattgggaacgtgggaaataggagaattgggaaattaggaaagtgggaaattgggaaagtgggaaattgggaaagtgggaaattgggaaaatgggaaattgggaaaatgggaaattgggaacgtaggaaataggagaattgggaaattaggaaagtgggaaagtgggaaattgagaaagtgggaaattgagaaagtgggaaattgggaaattaggaacgtgggaaataggaaaattgcgaaactagaaaactgcaaactgaaaaattgagaaatctaaccaacagaaaattgaagaaatgaaaaaatggaaaaactaGAAATCaaaaaacttagaaaattaggaaatggaaaATTCATCTAGAAAAACAGGAAAACTGTAGTATTTAAATAatcgaaatgaaaataaaataggacAATAACAATTAATGATTAATGAATGATTACGTTCTAAAAATAAGCttggttttatatttgcatgttTAATCAACacgtggaaattgaaaattgattgaAAGTATCTCAGTTACCAAGTGGCGAGAGTAATGTTGCTCTCCAGTTGCAACGCTCTGAAAACAAATGAGATCTCAATGGGTTAATTGAAGATACTGAAGCAACTCACGAACAAGCTTTCGTTTGCCACTACCGATAGCAAAGAATTTTCTTTCGACAAATGATATCGGAACGAATCAATGAAACGaggaaaatatatacatttataatgaTCGAActctattttaatatattttaatattattaaggaCATACCGTTACGTTTCCTGactgcaaaatattaaaatattatctgAATAATACTGTCatcaataaatacatatttctaataaattaattaattaacaaattatttaaatgttgcccatcatttttcaaagtttcatatttcaaatatttttgtatttaatgaaGTTTTTCATAAACCTCAAAATGTGgctaaaaatgagaaaaaacgTGTGCGTCCGGAAAGATGGCACTTGGTTAAAGCCTTCTATTAAACCTTGTATTCgtacttatttttaaaattttcttcaatGGGCAACAATTTTAGTGAATTTCCTTAGTTAACAAAAGTAATTAGTGAAATAAAAGAGAATGGAATAATAAAATGTGGACTAACAGTGGCTGGATCCTCGAGCGGCCTCTCAAGCTCAGCCTGGCGCAGGAACACGTTCCCTCGGGATATCCGCCATAGCATTCTCTCGAAGGCCGGTACCCGTTCGCGATTTATCACTCCAGCAACGAATCTGTAATTAAAACGTTTTATCAAATCAAACGCATATGGTATTTGTATTGATTCTACAcaagttttggggatttaacaAACGGGGAATTAAAGAAGgttattggggaatttggggattaaggcaatttggaggatttggtggatttaggaatttcgggggatttggaagatttggaggatttggggaatttggaggatttggggatttggggaatttggtgaatataggaattttgggggatttggggatttggaaaataaggaatttggagattagggaatttgggaattttttaactgGGAAATTAGAGCATTAGGGAactagaaaattggggaattagtgaattaaataattatggaattgggaaattagggaattgagaacttagagaattgggaaattagggaattgggaaattaggtaattggcaaattggggaattgggaagttagagaattgggaaattaggtaattggcaaattggggaattgggaagttatggAGTTAGGAagctatggaattgggaaattatggaattgggaagttatggaattgggaaattatgaaactggaaaattatggaattggggaattatggatttggggaattatggatttggggaattatggaattgggaagttatggaattgggaaattatggaattaggaagttatggaatttggaaattatggaattggggaattatggatttagggaattatggaattgggaagttatggaattaggaaattatggaatttggaaattatggaattggggaattatgaaattgggaagttatggaattggggaattggggaattgggggagtatggaattggaaagttatggaattgggaagttatggaattggggaattatggaattgggaaattatgaaattggaaaattatggaattggggaattatgaaattgggaaattatggaattgggaaattctgaaattgggaaattacagagttgtgaaattggagaatcagagaattgagaaattaagcaGTTGTCAATTagtgaatttgcaaattcacaaatatgggtcttgagaaatataaaaattccatacTGTAagatcttaaaattttttaaactcgataatttagtaattcaaaaattatgcTATCGaccaatttacaaatctaataaccacaaaaatacaaaaaccaTCCAatccaaaaacaaaaaaatctCGAAGTAAATACAAGAGAAAGAGTGAAAGATCTATAACTCCTCTTCAAACATCTTCCCAAGAGACACACTTCACTCATGTAGCGAACCGTTAAAgggttaaatatataatataaacgtaCTCGAGACGTCCCCGACCCGTCGCGCTCGAATTCTGTGCCTCCTCGTTAATAAGCGTCCTGGTGATCGAGTCATTGGCCTCTTCCTGTTGATATAGAAGAAGATACGAATCTTGATTCTTCGACAGAACGGTAACATCGATTACACGAAGGAGGACGACCCTATGAGCAAAAGCTGCTGAACTACTTTAGCTACCTCCGTGAAAAACCCTTCCGTCTTCTCGAGCACGTGCTGTAATTCCGTCAACTCGAGATAGTTACTCTTCAGATTCACCGCGTTTTGACTCAGCTCTAATATATCGTTCTCCGTTTTCTCGAGATGGGCCTGTAACGATACAATCATACGTCGGTCAAATGAACATCTACTTCACAGACCGATACAG includes:
- the Vha100-2 gene encoding V-type ATPase subunit a family protein Vha100-2 isoform X1; the protein is MGALFRSETMALCQLFIQPESAYLSVSELGETGTVQFRDLNGDVNYFQRKFVNEVRRCDEMERKLRYIEAEVRKDGVPIEENLTELPRAPNPRAIIDLEAHLEKTENDILELSQNAVNLKSNYLELTELQHVLEKTEGFFTENQDSYLLLYQQEEANDSITRTLINEEAQNSSATGRGRLEFVAGVINRERVPAFERMLWRISRGNVFLRQAELERPLEDPATSVATGEQHYSRHLGNKMYKTAFVAFFQGEQLKSRIKKVCSGFHASLYPCPHSHAERAEMVKGVRTRLEDLNLVLNQTDDHRQRVLHNVAKELPNWMIMVRKMKAIYHTMNLFNMDVSKKCLIGECWVPIADLTIVRNCLNEGSRLCGSSIPSFLNVIYTDENPPTFNRTNKFTRGFQNLIDAYGVASYREANPALYTIITFPFLFSIMFGDCGHGLIMALFALFMIIKEKKFMAEKSSSEIWNIFFAGRYIILLMGLFSIYTGLIYNDLFSKSLNLFGSSWSIPYNVSTVLENPSLQLNPVEAYAQAPYPMGMDPVWALADNKIIFLNSYKMKLSIIFGVVHMIFGVCVSVVNIINFKRYASLLLEFLPQLLFLLVLFFYLVVLMFVKWVLYDASSPDYAYGSACAPSVLITFINMILQGHATPPEGCSEHMFAGQTYVQIACVIVAALCIPVLLFGKPLHFLITKRRKAQSKILSNGSTSQDIELQSEGLQNAGPSNTDAAGGHDEHDTFGDVMIHQAIHTVEYVLSTISHTASYLRLWALSLAHGQLSEVLWSMVLRKGLSGDSYVMSVFLFCTFAAWAFFTLAILVLMEGLSAFLHTLRLHWVEFMSKFYDGQGQAFQPFCFKSILDAEETGED
- the Vha100-2 gene encoding V-type ATPase subunit a family protein Vha100-2 isoform X2, with product MGALFRSETMALCQLFIQPESAYLSVSELGETGTVQFRDLNGDVNYFQRKFVNEVRRCDEMERKLRYIEAEVRKDGVPIEENLTELPRAPNPRAIIDLEAHLEKTENDILELSQNAVNLKSNYLELTELQHVLEKTEGFFTEEEANDSITRTLINEEAQNSSATGRGRLEFVAGVINRERVPAFERMLWRISRGNVFLRQAELERPLEDPATSVATGEQHYSRHLGNKMYKTAFVAFFQGEQLKSRIKKVCSGFHASLYPCPHSHAERAEMVKGVRTRLEDLNLVLNQTDDHRQRVLHNVAKELPNWMIMVRKMKAIYHTMNLFNMDVSKKCLIGECWVPIADLTIVRNCLNEGSRLCGSSIPSFLNVIYTDENPPTFNRTNKFTRGFQNLIDAYGVASYREANPALYTIITFPFLFSIMFGDCGHGLIMALFALFMIIKEKKFMAEKSSSEIWNIFFAGRYIILLMGLFSIYTGLIYNDLFSKSLNLFGSSWSIPYNVSTVLENPSLQLNPVEAYAQAPYPMGMDPVWALADNKIIFLNSYKMKLSIIFGVVHMIFGVCVSVVNIINFKRYASLLLEFLPQLLFLLVLFFYLVVLMFVKWVLYDASSPDYAYGSACAPSVLITFINMILQGHATPPEGCSEHMFAGQTYVQIACVIVAALCIPVLLFGKPLHFLITKRRKAQSKILSNGSTSQDIELQSEGLQNAGPSNTDAAGGHDEHDTFGDVMIHQAIHTVEYVLSTISHTASYLRLWALSLAHGQLSEVLWSMVLRKGLSGDSYVMSVFLFCTFAAWAFFTLAILVLMEGLSAFLHTLRLHWVEFMSKFYDGQGQAFQPFCFKSILDAEETGED
- the Vha100-2 gene encoding V-type ATPase subunit a family protein Vha100-2 isoform X4 yields the protein MGALFRSETMALCQLFIQPESAYLSVSELGETGTVQFRDLNGDVNYFQRKFVNEVRRCDEMERKLRYIEAEVRKDGVPIEENLTELPRAPNPRAIIDLEAHLEKTENDILELSQNAVNLKSNYLELTELQHVLEKTEGFFTEEEANDSITRTLINEEAQNSSATGRGRLEFVAGVINRERVPAFERMLWRISRGNVFLRQAELERPLEDPATGNKMYKTAFVAFFQGEQLKSRIKKVCSGFHASLYPCPHSHAERAEMVKGVRTRLEDLNLVLNQTDDHRQRVLHNVAKELPNWMIMVRKMKAIYHTMNLFNMDVSKKCLIGECWVPIADLTIVRNCLNEGSRLCGSSIPSFLNVIYTDENPPTFNRTNKFTRGFQNLIDAYGVASYREANPALYTIITFPFLFSIMFGDCGHGLIMALFALFMIIKEKKFMAEKSSSEIWNIFFAGRYIILLMGLFSIYTGLIYNDLFSKSLNLFGSSWSIPYNVSTVLENPSLQLNPVEAYAQAPYPMGMDPVWALADNKIIFLNSYKMKLSIIFGVVHMIFGVCVSVVNIINFKRYASLLLEFLPQLLFLLVLFFYLVVLMFVKWVLYDASSPDYAYGSACAPSVLITFINMILQGHATPPEGCSEHMFAGQTYVQIACVIVAALCIPVLLFGKPLHFLITKRRKAQSKILSNGSTSQDIELQSEGLQNAGPSNTDAAGGHDEHDTFGDVMIHQAIHTVEYVLSTISHTASYLRLWALSLAHGQLSEVLWSMVLRKGLSGDSYVMSVFLFCTFAAWAFFTLAILVLMEGLSAFLHTLRLHWVEFMSKFYDGQGQAFQPFCFKSILDAEETGED
- the Vha100-2 gene encoding V-type ATPase subunit a family protein Vha100-2 isoform X3 → MGALFRSETMALCQLFIQPESAYLSVSELGETGTVQFRDLNGDVNYFQRKFVNEVRRCDEMERKLRYIEAEVRKDGVPIEENLTELPRAPNPRAIIDLEAHLEKTENDILELSQNAVNLKSNYLELTELQHVLEKTEGFFTENQDSYLLLYQQEEANDSITRTLINEEAQNSSATGRGRLEFVAGVINRERVPAFERMLWRISRGNVFLRQAELERPLEDPATGNKMYKTAFVAFFQGEQLKSRIKKVCSGFHASLYPCPHSHAERAEMVKGVRTRLEDLNLVLNQTDDHRQRVLHNVAKELPNWMIMVRKMKAIYHTMNLFNMDVSKKCLIGECWVPIADLTIVRNCLNEGSRLCGSSIPSFLNVIYTDENPPTFNRTNKFTRGFQNLIDAYGVASYREANPALYTIITFPFLFSIMFGDCGHGLIMALFALFMIIKEKKFMAEKSSSEIWNIFFAGRYIILLMGLFSIYTGLIYNDLFSKSLNLFGSSWSIPYNVSTVLENPSLQLNPVEAYAQAPYPMGMDPVWALADNKIIFLNSYKMKLSIIFGVVHMIFGVCVSVVNIINFKRYASLLLEFLPQLLFLLVLFFYLVVLMFVKWVLYDASSPDYAYGSACAPSVLITFINMILQGHATPPEGCSEHMFAGQTYVQIACVIVAALCIPVLLFGKPLHFLITKRRKAQSKILSNGSTSQDIELQSEGLQNAGPSNTDAAGGHDEHDTFGDVMIHQAIHTVEYVLSTISHTASYLRLWALSLAHGQLSEVLWSMVLRKGLSGDSYVMSVFLFCTFAAWAFFTLAILVLMEGLSAFLHTLRLHWVEFMSKFYDGQGQAFQPFCFKSILDAEETGED